One window of the Carboxydothermus pertinax genome contains the following:
- the argF gene encoding ornithine carbamoyltransferase, with translation MELYDFAFAEKLEKMIASYRGRDFLSMNDLTGEEIEEVLDLASELKLRQKKGISTPILKGKTLAMIFSKNSTRTRVSFEVGMVQLGGYPLFITATDSQLSRGEPIADTARVLSRMVDGIMIRTYSHSEVEELAYYADVPVINGLTDYEHPCQIMADLLTIKEHKGQLRGLKVAWVGDGNNVCHSLMIGAAKVGMEVAVATPPGYEPDQKVSLIAQKETSRWGTKLLLTHNPVEAVTGADVVVTDVWASMGQEAESAERVKVFEPYQVNGELVSHAKQDFIFLHCLPAHRGEEVTAEVIDGEHSVVFAEAENRLHAQKAILTLLLG, from the coding sequence ATGGAGCTTTATGATTTCGCCTTTGCCGAGAAATTAGAAAAGATGATAGCATCCTACCGGGGACGGGATTTTCTTTCAATGAACGATTTGACCGGGGAGGAGATAGAGGAAGTATTGGATTTAGCTTCGGAGTTAAAATTACGGCAAAAAAAGGGAATTTCGACTCCGATTTTAAAAGGGAAAACCTTGGCCATGATTTTTAGCAAAAATTCTACCCGGACCAGGGTTTCCTTTGAAGTGGGTATGGTGCAGTTAGGAGGATATCCTCTCTTTATAACCGCTACCGACTCGCAACTAAGCCGTGGTGAACCGATTGCCGATACTGCCCGGGTCTTATCCCGGATGGTGGATGGTATTATGATTCGCACCTACAGTCATAGCGAAGTAGAAGAACTGGCCTACTATGCCGACGTGCCGGTTATTAACGGTCTTACCGATTACGAACACCCCTGTCAAATCATGGCGGATTTACTGACAATTAAAGAACATAAGGGGCAGTTAAGAGGTTTAAAGGTGGCCTGGGTAGGGGATGGCAACAACGTCTGCCATTCGTTAATGATTGGTGCAGCCAAGGTAGGTATGGAGGTGGCCGTAGCTACCCCACCGGGCTATGAACCGGATCAAAAAGTAAGTTTAATTGCCCAAAAGGAAACCAGCAGGTGGGGAACAAAATTATTATTAACCCACAATCCGGTGGAAGCGGTTACCGGTGCCGATGTGGTGGTAACCGATGTTTGGGCTTCGATGGGGCAGGAGGCGGAAAGTGCTGAGCGGGTTAAAGTCTTTGAACCCTATCAGGTTAACGGTGAACTGGTAAGCCATGCCAAGCAGGACTTTATCTTCCTCCACTGCCTGCCGGCCCACCGGGGTGAAGAAGTGACCGCCGAAGTGATCGATGGTGAACATTCGGTGGTCTTTGCTGAGGCGGAAAACCGGCTGCACGCCCAAAAGGCTATCTTGACTTTACTCTTAGGATAA
- the argB gene encoding acetylglutamate kinase, giving the protein MEKYLEKTKVLIEALPYIKKFYGKTIVIKYGGHAMVSDQLKEAVINDLVLMKFVGINPVVVHGGGPEISRMLNKLNIKSNFINGLRVTDEATLEVVEMVLVGKVNKEIVGLIEKAGGKAVGLSGKDAGLIKAHKKLAKNPEPTGEEYLDLGYVGEISEVNPEILLTLIDKGYIPVVAPVGSNGSGEFYNINADEVAAEVAVALKADKLIVLTDTPGILLNEKDENSLLSKASIAEVKELINRGVIRGGMIPKAESAISAIKRGVGSVHIIDGRIAHSLLLEIFTDAGVGTMLTP; this is encoded by the coding sequence ATGGAAAAATACTTGGAAAAAACTAAAGTTTTAATAGAAGCTCTTCCCTATATTAAAAAGTTTTACGGCAAGACAATAGTCATTAAATACGGCGGTCATGCCATGGTCAGTGACCAGTTAAAAGAAGCGGTTATTAATGATTTAGTATTGATGAAATTTGTGGGGATTAACCCGGTGGTAGTACACGGCGGTGGCCCGGAAATCAGCCGCATGTTAAATAAGCTAAACATAAAGTCAAACTTCATAAATGGGTTGAGGGTTACCGACGAAGCTACCTTAGAAGTAGTGGAAATGGTGCTGGTGGGAAAGGTCAATAAAGAGATTGTTGGACTTATTGAAAAAGCCGGAGGCAAAGCGGTGGGCCTTTCGGGGAAGGATGCGGGACTTATAAAAGCCCATAAAAAACTTGCGAAAAATCCGGAGCCTACGGGGGAAGAGTACCTTGATCTCGGGTATGTAGGGGAAATTTCGGAAGTAAATCCGGAAATTCTCTTAACTTTAATTGATAAAGGCTACATTCCAGTAGTTGCGCCGGTGGGCTCCAATGGTAGCGGGGAATTTTATAACATAAACGCCGATGAAGTGGCGGCTGAGGTGGCAGTAGCTTTAAAAGCCGACAAACTGATTGTTTTAACCGATACTCCCGGAATTTTGCTTAATGAAAAGGACGAAAATTCTCTTCTTTCCAAGGCCAGTATTGCTGAAGTGAAAGAGCTAATTAACCGGGGAGTAATCCGCGGCGGGATGATTCCCAAAGCCGAAAGTGCCATAAGCGCTATAAAGCGGGGCGTTGGTTCGGTGCACATTATCGATGGCCGTATTGCCCATTCATTGCTATTAGAAATTTTCACCGATGCTGGGGTGGGCACAATGCTCACTCCCTGA
- a CDS encoding acetylornithine transaminase, protein MEYKELIEKESKYLMQTYRRKPVYLVSGKGSYVYDDAGNKYLDLVAGIAVNTLGYAHPKLTAAVETAVKTLHHTSNLFYTRPQVELAQKLVENSPFDRVFFANSGAEAVEGAIKLARKYWWQKGEEKYEIISAVNSFHGRTMGALSATGQEKYQKPFRPLVPGFVHVPYNDLDALEKALTSKTAAVILEPVQGESGVNPADPAYLQKVAELCREKNILLIFDEVQTGVGRTGKLFAFEHFGVVPDIITLAKGLAGGVPIGAVLAKEEVAKAFEPGDHASTFGGNPLACTAALAVLEEVLAPGFLEEVLDKGKLFYSLLADAPGIKEVRGYGLMLGIELNFPGAGRVSEILLAKGVLINNIGEWILRIVPPLIITREEIREASEKILLAVKEAGIDGAL, encoded by the coding sequence ATGGAGTACAAGGAGCTCATTGAAAAGGAAAGTAAATACTTAATGCAAACTTACCGGCGAAAACCGGTTTATTTGGTTTCCGGTAAGGGTTCCTATGTTTACGATGATGCGGGGAATAAATACCTGGATTTGGTTGCGGGCATTGCGGTAAATACCCTGGGTTATGCTCATCCCAAGTTAACGGCAGCGGTCGAAACGGCGGTTAAAACTTTACACCATACCAGTAACTTATTTTACACCCGGCCCCAGGTGGAACTGGCCCAAAAGCTTGTGGAAAATTCCCCCTTTGATCGGGTATTTTTTGCCAATTCCGGGGCGGAAGCGGTGGAAGGGGCTATAAAGCTTGCCCGCAAATACTGGTGGCAAAAAGGGGAAGAAAAATACGAAATTATTTCTGCCGTTAACTCTTTCCATGGAAGAACCATGGGAGCCCTTTCGGCTACCGGTCAGGAAAAATACCAGAAACCTTTTCGACCTTTGGTGCCCGGTTTTGTTCACGTGCCCTATAATGATTTGGATGCCCTGGAAAAAGCTCTAACTTCCAAAACTGCAGCGGTTATTTTAGAGCCGGTGCAGGGGGAGTCGGGAGTAAATCCGGCTGACCCCGCGTATTTGCAAAAAGTAGCAGAACTTTGCCGGGAAAAAAATATCTTGCTTATCTTTGATGAAGTACAGACGGGGGTTGGCCGGACGGGCAAATTATTTGCTTTTGAACACTTCGGGGTGGTGCCGGATATCATTACCCTGGCCAAAGGCCTTGCCGGAGGGGTACCCATTGGGGCGGTGTTGGCCAAAGAAGAAGTGGCCAAGGCTTTTGAGCCGGGGGACCATGCTTCGACCTTCGGGGGAAATCCCCTGGCCTGTACCGCAGCTTTGGCCGTTCTTGAAGAAGTTTTAGCGCCGGGATTTTTAGAGGAGGTTTTGGATAAAGGTAAGTTATTTTATAGCCTCTTAGCGGATGCACCGGGTATCAAAGAAGTGCGGGGATACGGACTTATGCTGGGAATTGAGCTGAATTTCCCGGGAGCAGGCCGGGTTTCTGAAATACTTTTAGCCAAAGGAGTGTTAATAAATAACATTGGGGAGTGGATTTTAAGGATTGTACCTCCGCTAATAATTACCCGGGAAGAAATCCGGGAAGCGTCGGAAAAAATTTTGCTGGCCGTAAAGGAGGCAGGCATCGATGGAGCTTTATGA
- the argH gene encoding argininosuccinate lyase has translation MKLWGGRFEKDTDREMRDFHASIHFDWRLYEEDIRGSIAHVTMLARQGIITNEEKEKIVGALTEILEEIKAGKVDFSPEAEDIHLNIETLLIKKIGDVGKKVHTGRSRNDQVALDTRLYVKKEGTAIIALIKELQETLINLAEGHLNTIMPGYTHLQRAQPVTLAHHLLAYFWMFDRDRSRFYDCLKRADRSPLGAGALAGTTLPLDREFVSELLGFNGVCENSLDAVSDRDYILEFLFAAATTMMHLSRFSEEIVLWNSKEFSFVEIDDRYATGSSMMPQKKNPDAAELIRGKTGRVYGNLMAVLTMMKGLPLAYNKDMQEDKEPLFDTVDTLKGSLRVFTGMLKTIKFNQGAMYKAALKGFLNATDLAEYLVEKGVPFREAHRITGELVLKAEKTGRELLELSLDELKEMSPLIEEDIYEKLKIENVLAKRELLGGPAPQAVIEQLRQAREALAK, from the coding sequence ATGAAGCTCTGGGGTGGACGCTTTGAAAAGGATACCGACCGGGAAATGCGGGATTTTCATGCCTCAATCCACTTTGACTGGCGGCTTTACGAAGAAGATATCAGGGGGAGCATTGCCCATGTGACGATGCTGGCCCGGCAGGGTATAATCACCAATGAGGAAAAAGAGAAAATTGTTGGGGCACTTACAGAAATTTTAGAGGAGATAAAAGCCGGTAAGGTGGATTTTTCCCCTGAAGCCGAAGACATTCACCTGAATATTGAAACGCTGTTAATTAAGAAAATCGGGGACGTGGGGAAAAAAGTCCACACCGGTCGTAGCCGTAACGACCAGGTGGCTTTAGACACCCGGCTTTATGTAAAAAAAGAAGGTACGGCTATTATTGCTCTTATAAAAGAGCTCCAGGAAACTTTAATTAATCTGGCCGAAGGGCATTTAAACACTATCATGCCCGGTTATACTCACCTGCAGCGGGCGCAGCCGGTGACCCTGGCCCATCATCTTTTGGCATATTTCTGGATGTTTGACCGGGACCGAAGCCGTTTTTACGATTGTTTAAAACGGGCTGATAGGTCGCCGCTGGGAGCCGGAGCACTGGCCGGTACCACCTTACCTTTAGACCGGGAGTTTGTTTCCGAACTTTTAGGTTTTAATGGTGTCTGTGAAAACAGTCTTGATGCGGTATCGGACCGGGACTATATTTTAGAATTTCTCTTTGCGGCGGCCACTACGATGATGCATTTAAGCCGCTTTTCCGAAGAAATTGTTCTTTGGAATAGCAAAGAATTTTCCTTTGTGGAAATTGATGACCGGTATGCTACCGGCTCTTCCATGATGCCCCAGAAGAAAAATCCCGATGCTGCCGAACTTATCCGGGGTAAAACCGGCAGGGTATACGGCAATCTAATGGCGGTATTAACGATGATGAAAGGTTTGCCCTTAGCTTATAACAAGGATATGCAGGAAGATAAGGAGCCGCTTTTTGATACCGTCGATACCTTAAAGGGAAGTTTAAGGGTTTTTACTGGAATGCTGAAAACAATTAAATTTAACCAGGGGGCTATGTATAAGGCGGCTTTAAAAGGATTTCTTAATGCTACCGACTTGGCCGAATACCTGGTGGAAAAAGGAGTTCCTTTTAGAGAAGCTCACAGGATTACTGGAGAACTGGTGTTAAAAGCCGAAAAAACTGGAAGGGAACTGTTGGAGCTTTCCTTGGATGAGCTTAAAGAGATGTCGCCATTAATCGAAGAGGATATTTACGAAAAGCTTAAAATTGAAAATGTCTTAGCTAAAAGGGAGCTTCTCGGGGGGCCTGCCCCTCAGGCGGTAATTGAACAGTTAAGACAAGCCCGGGAAGCATTAGCAAAATAA
- a CDS encoding argininosuccinate synthase encodes MNMAEKVVLAYSGGLDTSIIIPWLKENYGYEVIAMVADVGQGEELEPLREKAIKSGAAKIYIEDVKEEFVRDFVFPMLKAGAVYENKYLLGTSVARPLIAKKLVEIAEKEGAVAVAHGATGKGNDQVRFELTVKALNPDLKIIAPWREWEIKSREDAIDYAEKRGIPVPVTKKQPYSMDRNLWHLSHEGGILEDPAVEPPENVLLLTNPPEKAPDKPEYVEIEFVKGEPVAVNGEKLSPVELIFKLNELGGKHGIGIADMVENRLVGMKSRGVYETPGGTILTFAHRELESLTLDRQTMHFKQMVALKYAELIYDGLWFTPLREALEAFVDKTQETVTGKVRVKLYKGNIYPAGITSPYSLYVKDLATFGEDNLYNQKDAEGFINLFGLPLKVRAMTQKPYQK; translated from the coding sequence ATAAATATGGCGGAAAAAGTAGTTTTGGCTTATTCCGGTGGCCTGGATACCTCGATTATTATTCCCTGGCTTAAAGAAAATTACGGTTACGAAGTTATTGCCATGGTGGCCGATGTGGGCCAGGGGGAAGAATTAGAACCTTTAAGGGAAAAGGCGATTAAGAGCGGCGCTGCCAAAATATATATTGAAGATGTTAAGGAAGAGTTTGTCCGGGATTTTGTTTTTCCCATGCTGAAAGCAGGAGCGGTGTACGAAAATAAATACCTTCTGGGAACTTCGGTAGCCCGTCCGCTTATTGCTAAAAAGTTGGTGGAGATAGCGGAAAAGGAAGGGGCGGTGGCGGTAGCTCACGGGGCAACCGGTAAGGGTAACGACCAGGTACGTTTTGAACTTACCGTTAAAGCGTTAAATCCGGATTTAAAAATCATCGCTCCCTGGCGGGAATGGGAGATAAAATCCCGGGAAGATGCCATTGATTATGCCGAAAAGAGAGGGATTCCGGTACCGGTTACCAAGAAGCAGCCTTACAGCATGGATAGAAACCTCTGGCATCTTTCCCACGAAGGGGGTATTTTAGAAGACCCGGCCGTTGAACCGCCGGAAAATGTGCTCCTACTTACCAACCCTCCGGAAAAAGCCCCGGACAAGCCGGAGTATGTAGAAATAGAGTTTGTTAAAGGAGAACCGGTAGCGGTAAACGGGGAAAAACTTTCGCCGGTGGAATTAATTTTTAAGCTTAATGAGCTTGGCGGCAAGCACGGAATAGGTATTGCCGACATGGTGGAAAACCGTTTGGTGGGTATGAAATCCCGGGGAGTATACGAAACTCCCGGAGGGACCATTTTAACCTTTGCTCACCGGGAGTTAGAGAGCTTAACTTTAGACCGGCAGACCATGCACTTTAAACAGATGGTAGCCTTAAAGTATGCCGAACTTATTTACGATGGCTTATGGTTTACGCCTCTAAGGGAAGCTCTGGAAGCTTTTGTGGACAAAACCCAGGAAACGGTTACAGGAAAAGTCAGAGTTAAGCTTTACAAAGGAAATATTTACCCGGCCGGTATAACTTCTCCTTACTCCCTTTATGTTAAAGATTTAGCTACCTTTGGTGAAGATAACCTCTATAACCAGAAGGATGCCGAAGGATTTATTAATTTATTTGGCCTTCCACTTAAAGTAAGGGCTATGACCCAGAAACCATACCAGAAGTAG